One segment of Agromyces albus DNA contains the following:
- a CDS encoding ribbon-helix-helix protein, CopG family: protein MAMTLRLDEQHDELLEALAKRFGRSKTEVVEIALDELAGREDKSARTRAAFARVRERDAGLLERLAR, encoded by the coding sequence ATGGCGATGACCCTGCGCCTCGACGAGCAGCATGATGAACTCCTCGAAGCGCTCGCCAAGCGCTTCGGGCGCTCCAAGACCGAGGTGGTCGAGATCGCGCTCGACGAGCTCGCCGGGCGCGAAGACAAGTCGGCTCGCACGCGCGCGGCGTTCGCGCGCGTCCGGGAGCGGGACGCCGGCCTGCTCGAGCGCCTCGCCCGGTGA
- a CDS encoding type II toxin-antitoxin system death-on-curing family toxin, whose amino-acid sequence MTEYLEPSDVEALLDEEGFHYKDGTRGRNLLLTALAAPMPVFGEDVHPSIEEKSAAFLLAANRNHALADGNKRLAWFVTVAFLELNGHDLVVTDVAATDLFLRAVAAGEVELDALAEWIAGHLRPLA is encoded by the coding sequence GTGACGGAGTACCTCGAACCGTCCGATGTGGAAGCCCTGCTCGATGAGGAGGGCTTCCACTACAAGGACGGTACCCGCGGCCGGAATCTGCTCCTCACCGCGCTCGCCGCGCCGATGCCCGTCTTCGGCGAGGACGTCCATCCGTCGATCGAGGAGAAGTCCGCCGCCTTCCTCCTGGCGGCGAATCGCAACCACGCCCTCGCCGACGGCAACAAGCGCCTCGCGTGGTTCGTCACCGTCGCCTTCCTCGAGCTCAACGGCCATGACCTGGTGGTGACGGATGTCGCAGCGACCGACCTCTTCCTGCGAGCGGTCGCCGCTGGCGAAGTCGAGCTCGACGCGCTCGCGGAATGGATCGCCGGTCACCTCCGTCCATTGGCGTGA
- a CDS encoding HNH endonuclease signature motif containing protein codes for MEQPPQFAHPAQPAQPAQPAPRALAALERDVAALREAWAGAMPAWGAVGETAQAEVQQMSDARLVQVTDALAKVRRDVDAALAMVAAEVTKRSGPEFGETGLAKAQGFHNPTRLIAASTGASRADAVRLIAVGIATAERQAFSGERMPARHPHVAAALEAATIGIEAASAITSMLDRASARAETSRVDVVEAALVDLAARVPLEILTRGVREAEARLDPDGVEPREEELRMERSLTMREDGRGIVHLHARLDPESAAPLKAAIEALVSDVLRRREPGDGDHAPVVDDRRSIPQIQADALAALARHTLGCTQTLTPLAKTTVVVRVDLETLVSELGHARIDGLDQPISAATARRMAADAELVPAVLGGDSLPLDLGRAARLFTKAQRLALSERDGGCASCGQNITYVEAHHIAWWERDTGPTDLSNGVMLCSFCHHMIHRDGWQIHPSTSEVWFIPPPHIDPAQVPRLGGRARFQLREDRAA; via the coding sequence ATGGAACAGCCCCCGCAATTCGCGCATCCGGCGCAGCCGGCGCAGCCGGCGCAGCCGGCGCCGCGTGCGCTGGCTGCGCTCGAGCGCGATGTGGCAGCGCTTCGTGAGGCGTGGGCGGGTGCGATGCCGGCCTGGGGCGCGGTCGGCGAGACCGCGCAGGCCGAAGTGCAACAGATGAGCGACGCCCGACTCGTGCAGGTCACGGATGCGCTCGCGAAGGTCCGGCGCGATGTCGACGCCGCGCTCGCCATGGTCGCCGCAGAGGTGACGAAACGGTCCGGCCCGGAATTCGGCGAGACCGGGCTCGCGAAGGCGCAGGGATTCCACAATCCGACCCGGCTGATCGCCGCGTCCACCGGAGCATCGCGCGCCGACGCGGTGCGGCTGATCGCCGTCGGCATCGCCACCGCCGAGCGGCAGGCCTTCAGTGGCGAGCGAATGCCCGCGCGGCATCCGCACGTCGCTGCTGCCCTCGAGGCGGCGACGATCGGCATCGAGGCGGCATCAGCGATCACCTCGATGCTCGACCGCGCGTCGGCGAGAGCCGAGACGTCCCGGGTCGACGTCGTCGAAGCAGCCCTCGTCGATCTGGCAGCGCGGGTGCCGCTCGAGATCCTCACGCGCGGAGTGCGGGAGGCGGAGGCGCGCCTCGACCCCGACGGCGTCGAGCCCCGCGAAGAGGAGCTCCGCATGGAGCGGTCGCTGACGATGCGCGAAGACGGCCGCGGCATCGTGCACCTGCACGCGCGCCTCGATCCAGAGAGCGCCGCTCCGCTGAAGGCGGCAATCGAGGCCCTTGTGAGCGACGTGCTACGCCGGCGCGAGCCCGGCGACGGCGATCACGCTCCCGTCGTGGACGACCGACGGTCGATCCCGCAGATCCAGGCCGACGCGCTCGCCGCGCTCGCCCGCCACACGCTCGGCTGCACCCAGACCCTCACCCCGCTCGCGAAGACCACGGTCGTCGTCCGCGTCGACCTCGAGACGCTCGTCAGCGAGCTCGGGCACGCACGCATCGACGGTCTCGACCAGCCCATCTCAGCCGCCACGGCCCGCCGCATGGCCGCCGACGCCGAACTCGTGCCCGCGGTGCTCGGCGGCGACAGCCTCCCGCTCGACCTCGGACGCGCGGCCCGCCTGTTCACGAAAGCGCAACGGCTCGCACTCAGCGAGCGCGACGGCGGCTGCGCCTCATGCGGCCAGAACATCACCTACGTCGAAGCCCACCACATCGCGTGGTGGGAACGAGATACCGGCCCGACCGACCTCTCGAACGGAGTCATGCTCTGCAGCTTCTGCCACCACATGATCCACCGCGACGGCTGGCAGATACACCCGAGTACGAGCGAGGTGTGGTTCATCCCGCCACCGCACATCGACCCGGCACAGGTACCACGACTCGGCGGCCGGGCGCGATTCCAACTGCGCGAAGACCGGGCGGCGTGA
- a CDS encoding serine hydrolase domain-containing protein gives MVLWTAAVVAVAAIGVIAATFWGTSGGPAPGGAQPAASAIETPTPNGGAFDPELVAQLEAALDEGFAASGIPGVIVGVWIPGEGEWVSERGLADVETGEPIGRDHQQKIGSITKTIVGTVMLQVIGEPEFDVSLDDTLDRWYPEFPEAPNITVRMLLNHSSGIGESGQPQVDRICSDPYAIPTPDELIATGAATPRADFAPGEGFEYANTNYFLLGGILEQVTGADLATLIRDRITEPFGMDRSRFAPDGQVTAPLTHGYSLFCPALGEPVDTVDWSNGESWAGGGMVSTLDDLHAWGEAIGEGAGVTPELQVARYADVAPVSGQTGAGYGLGAGVEVDVATGCVTSVSHAGAEPGYGTNVAYYPLTGAVFAMLGNGDGGTGTAVLEIPKALAPLLRSALSGSPTEPCAAPWG, from the coding sequence GTGGTCCTCTGGACGGCGGCCGTCGTCGCCGTCGCGGCGATCGGGGTGATCGCCGCAACGTTCTGGGGCACATCCGGCGGGCCTGCCCCCGGTGGTGCACAGCCCGCGGCATCCGCCATCGAGACGCCCACTCCGAACGGCGGCGCGTTCGACCCCGAATTGGTCGCGCAGCTGGAAGCGGCACTCGACGAGGGGTTCGCGGCATCCGGGATACCGGGAGTCATCGTCGGGGTGTGGATCCCCGGCGAGGGCGAGTGGGTGTCGGAGCGGGGCCTGGCCGATGTCGAGACCGGCGAGCCGATCGGCCGCGACCACCAGCAGAAGATCGGCAGCATCACCAAGACGATCGTCGGCACGGTCATGCTGCAGGTGATCGGCGAGCCCGAATTCGACGTCAGCCTCGACGACACGCTCGACCGGTGGTATCCCGAGTTCCCCGAGGCACCTAACATCACAGTGCGGATGCTGCTGAACCACTCGAGCGGCATCGGTGAATCCGGCCAGCCGCAGGTCGACCGCATCTGCAGCGACCCGTACGCCATCCCAACGCCCGACGAACTCATCGCCACCGGCGCGGCGACCCCGCGCGCGGACTTCGCACCGGGCGAGGGATTCGAGTACGCCAACACGAACTACTTCCTGCTCGGCGGCATCCTCGAGCAGGTCACCGGTGCCGATCTCGCGACGCTCATCCGCGACCGCATCACCGAGCCGTTCGGCATGGACCGCAGCAGGTTCGCCCCCGACGGACAGGTCACCGCACCGTTGACCCACGGGTATTCGCTCTTCTGCCCCGCACTCGGCGAGCCCGTCGACACCGTCGACTGGTCGAACGGCGAGAGCTGGGCGGGCGGCGGCATGGTGTCGACCCTCGACGACCTGCATGCGTGGGGCGAGGCCATCGGCGAGGGCGCAGGCGTGACCCCCGAGCTCCAAGTTGCACGATATGCGGATGTCGCGCCGGTTTCGGGACAGACCGGAGCAGGGTACGGCCTCGGTGCGGGTGTCGAGGTCGACGTCGCAACCGGCTGCGTCACGAGCGTCTCCCACGCCGGCGCCGAACCCGGGTACGGCACGAACGTCGCGTACTACCCGTTGACCGGGGCGGTCTTCGCGATGCTCGGGAACGGCGACGGCGGCACGGGCACTGCAGTATTGGAGATCCCGAAGGCACTGGCGCCGTTGCTCCGCTCGGCGCTCAGCGGGTCGCCCACCGAACCGTGCGCCGCGCCGTGGGGATGA